A genomic window from Triticum urartu cultivar G1812 chromosome 7, Tu2.1, whole genome shotgun sequence includes:
- the LOC125521547 gene encoding heavy metal-associated isoprenylated plant protein 26-like translates to MGFLEALSGLCRSCPAPLTRGHLQKGRQLETVEMKVRIDCEGCVSKIRKTLEGMDGVTGVDVVPRENRVTVTGYVDAAKVMRRVARKTGKRVEPWPYVPYDVVAHPYAPGAYDKRAPAGYVRDVMANPGGANASFARATSTETRYTGAFSDENPNAACAIM, encoded by the coding sequence ATGGGGTTCCTGGAGGCCCTGTCGGGGCTGTGCCGGTCGTGCCCGGCCCCCCTCACGCGCGGCCACCTGCAGAAGGGGCGGCAGCTGGAGACGGTGGAGATGAAGGTCCGGATCGACTGCGAGGGGTGCGTGAGCAAGATCCGCAAGACGCTGGAGGGGATGGACGGCGTCACCGGCGTCGACGTCGTCCCCAGGGAGAACAGGGTGACCGTCACCGGCTACGTCGACGCCGCCAAGGTGATGCGCCGCGTCGCGCGCAAGACCGGCAAGCGCGTCGAGCCGTGGCCCTACGTGCCCTACGACGTCGTCGCGCACCCCTACGCGCCCGGCGCCTACGACAAGAGGGCGCCCGCCGGGTACGTCCGCGACGTCATGGCCAACCCCGGCGGCGCGAACGCGTCCTTCGCGCGCGCCACCTCCACCGAGACTAGGTACACCGGGGCCTTCTCCGACGAGAACCCCAACGCGGCGTGCGCGATCATGTAG
- the LOC125519063 gene encoding alpha carbonic anhydrase 7-like: MAGSSARAAAPIVPTVVFVFLLLLPLSAVRHARAQESDSEDEFSYRSGRDNSPDRWGLLRSDWAACYWGRLQSPIRVPGPGPVAGPRNGRLARTYRSSPATLVNRGHDIMVRFDGNAGSLVLDGVSYRLRQMHWHSPSEHALNGSRYDLELHMLHQSDKASNKYAVVAQLFQIGEHRDEILHMLEPFIERITDRRKGYEEEIDYEVDPRRPVRGSDTFYRYTGSFTTPPCTEGIAWAVATKVRHVSRQQVELLKDAVHDHARRNARPLQEANGRGIALYHSWPRSGPGN; encoded by the exons ATGGCTGGGAGCAGCGCCAGGGCGGCCGCCCCCATCGTCCCCACCGTCGTCTTCGTCTTCTTGCTGCTTCTTCCTCTCTCCGCCGTCCGCCATGCGCGGGCGCAAGAAAGTG ACAGCGAGGATGAGTTCAGCTACCGGAGCGGCCGGGACAACAGCCCGGACCGGTGGGGCCTCCTCCGCTCGGACTGGGCGGCCTGCTACTGGGGCCGGCTGCAGTCCCCGATCCGCGTCCCGGGCCCCGGCCCGGTCGCCGGCCCCCGCAACGGCCGCCTCGCCCGCACCTACCGCTCCTCGCCGGCCACCCTGGTGAACCGCGGGCACGACATCATGGTGAGGTTCGACGGCAACGCGGGGTCCCTGGTGCTGGACGGCGTCTCGTACCGGCTCCGGCAGATGCACTGGCACTCCCCCAGCGAGCACGCGCTAAACGGGAGCCGGTACGACCTGGAGCTGCACATGCTCCACCAGAGCGACAAGGCGAGCAACAAGTACGCCGTCGTCGCGCAGCTCTTCCAGATCGGGGAGCACCGCGACGAGATCCTGCACATG CTGGAGCCGTTCATCGAGAGGATCACGGACAGGAGGAAGGGGTACGAGGAGGAGATCGACTACGAGGTGGACCCGAGGAGGCCCGTGAGGGGGAGCGACACGTTCTACAGGTACACGGGCTCCTTCACCACGCCGCCGTGCACCGAGGGCATCGCCTGGGCGGTGGCCACCAAGGTGCGGCATGTGTCGCGTCAACAGGTGGAGCTGCTCAAAGACGCCGTCCACGAC CATGCCAGGAGGAACGCTCGGCCGCTCCAGGAGGCCAACGGCAGGGGCATCGCCCTGTACCACAGCTGGCCTCGTTCCGGCCCCGGGAATTAA